One Phycisphaerae bacterium RAS2 DNA window includes the following coding sequences:
- the purH gene encoding Bifunctional purine biosynthesis protein PurH, whose amino-acid sequence MPTHPIRRALIAVYDKTGIIDFARALVDEFGIEIISTGGTAKHLKDASIPVTMVEEVTGFPELLDGRVKTLHPKIHAGILADRDNPEHMRQLAEHGIKPIDMVVVNLYPFEKTVADPACTFEDAIEMIDIGGPCMLRAAAKNHRHVLVVETRDAVDTTLEWLRDRLNVDFHNFSSTAAMRAFREVTRYDADITRWLGRVNPESQMCIYRFIELFDWGGLRYGENPSQQALLTKIWDKFFPLDLTIADTVNGDEPVQSRCSYNNYLDADAALSLCAELARSIDPSQRAAGFSPRGHSNASAGPLAPPTLDDPTWLLTWTTYGTWLPGDARGYVSRTSTDAGPHEIFSSPGQPYSADQPELSEAAKDRMAGEPVLLDAKHAATVRDAFIEASAAHNIRLVAFAIMPNHIHVLCQATQQGSELLQLFKGVSSRRLGQAFPLANSPRWWTKSGSTRHLKQGDDPTAAINYVCEQKHSLLIQCFDSERNRGDVHSHPGAARAEARGSFGEIKRVSEVVGAARAEARGSLAVACFIKHTNACGVGIDSDPIQAYRRAYLGDPNAAMGGILAVNFPVSAEFAAMVMETYDRLGKPLREAGASHAPGGFFVEVWVAPSFDEAAVEIIRGTSGTPASESSAGSSDSDTPPRPKKKWGENVRLLAVGDMTQPPSTDELAYRSIAGGMLVQTADNVCLNEDQWKVVTKRPPTESEMSDLRLAWLIAKHTKSNAISLCKDSMLIGNGAGQMSRVMSCRIATWLARENGHADKLAGSAAASDAFFPFADGPNILIDAGVTAIIQPGGSKRDEEVIRACDERGVAMIFTGTRHFKH is encoded by the coding sequence ATGCCGACCCACCCCATTCGCCGGGCGCTCATCGCCGTCTATGACAAGACGGGAATCATCGACTTCGCCCGCGCGCTCGTCGACGAGTTCGGCATCGAGATCATCTCCACCGGCGGCACGGCCAAGCATCTCAAGGACGCCAGCATTCCTGTCACAATGGTCGAAGAGGTTACGGGCTTTCCCGAATTGCTCGACGGCCGTGTGAAGACGCTGCATCCGAAGATTCACGCCGGGATCCTCGCAGATCGCGATAATCCCGAACACATGCGGCAGCTCGCCGAGCACGGCATCAAGCCAATCGACATGGTGGTGGTGAATCTGTACCCGTTTGAGAAAACGGTGGCCGACCCGGCGTGCACATTTGAAGACGCCATCGAGATGATCGACATCGGCGGGCCGTGCATGCTCCGCGCGGCGGCCAAAAATCATCGGCATGTGCTGGTGGTGGAAACGAGAGACGCCGTCGATACCACGCTGGAATGGCTCAGGGATAGGCTCAACGTGGATTTCCATAACTTCAGCAGCACCGCCGCGATGCGCGCGTTTCGGGAAGTCACGCGGTATGACGCCGACATCACTCGATGGCTCGGCAGGGTGAATCCCGAATCGCAGATGTGCATATATAGATTCATCGAGTTGTTTGATTGGGGCGGGCTGCGATACGGAGAGAATCCTAGCCAGCAGGCCTTGCTGACAAAGATTTGGGACAAGTTTTTTCCGCTCGATCTAACGATAGCCGACACTGTTAACGGCGATGAACCTGTTCAGTCACGTTGTTCGTACAATAATTACCTCGACGCCGACGCGGCACTCTCACTCTGCGCGGAGCTGGCGAGATCAATTGATCCATCGCAACGAGCCGCGGGCTTCAGCCCGCGCGGCCATTCAAACGCGAGCGCCGGCCCCCTCGCGCCGCCGACCCTCGACGACCCAACCTGGCTTCTGACATGGACCACCTATGGCACCTGGCTTCCGGGTGACGCGCGAGGATACGTCAGTCGAACGTCGACGGACGCCGGCCCCCATGAGATCTTTAGTTCACCCGGGCAGCCTTATTCGGCGGACCAACCCGAATTGTCCGAAGCAGCCAAAGATCGAATGGCCGGAGAGCCGGTACTCCTGGACGCAAAGCATGCGGCCACGGTGAGGGATGCATTCATTGAGGCATCGGCGGCGCACAATATTCGGCTGGTTGCCTTTGCAATCATGCCCAATCACATTCACGTGCTTTGCCAGGCAACACAACAAGGATCGGAGTTACTTCAACTCTTCAAAGGGGTATCATCGCGCCGGCTCGGACAGGCATTTCCGTTGGCGAATTCACCCCGCTGGTGGACAAAATCAGGTTCGACCCGGCATCTGAAGCAGGGCGACGATCCGACAGCGGCGATCAACTATGTGTGCGAACAGAAGCACTCATTGCTCATCCAGTGTTTTGATTCCGAGAGAAACAGGGGCGATGTTCACTCTCATCCCGGCGCCGCGCGGGCTGAAGCCCGCGGCTCGTTTGGCGAAATTAAACGTGTATCGGAAGTAGTCGGCGCCGCGCGGGCTGAAGCCCGCGGCTCTTTGGCTGTCGCATGTTTCATAAAGCACACAAATGCCTGCGGCGTTGGCATCGATTCCGATCCCATTCAAGCCTATCGCCGCGCGTATCTGGGCGACCCGAACGCCGCGATGGGCGGCATCCTTGCGGTGAATTTTCCCGTCTCGGCGGAATTCGCCGCGATGGTGATGGAGACGTATGACCGACTCGGCAAGCCATTGCGTGAAGCCGGAGCTTCCCATGCGCCCGGCGGTTTCTTCGTCGAAGTGTGGGTCGCACCGTCATTTGATGAGGCTGCCGTCGAGATTATTCGCGGCACATCAGGCACGCCGGCAAGTGAATCGAGCGCCGGCAGCTCCGATTCTGACACACCGCCGCGCCCAAAGAAGAAATGGGGCGAAAACGTACGATTGCTCGCCGTCGGCGACATGACGCAGCCTCCTTCGACGGATGAACTCGCCTATCGCAGCATCGCCGGCGGCATGCTCGTTCAGACGGCGGACAATGTGTGCCTCAACGAAGACCAGTGGAAAGTCGTCACAAAGCGCCCCCCCACCGAATCTGAAATGTCAGATTTGCGATTGGCCTGGCTCATTGCCAAGCACACCAAGTCCAACGCCATCAGCCTGTGCAAGGACAGCATGCTTATCGGCAACGGCGCGGGGCAGATGAGCCGCGTCATGAGTTGCCGCATCGCCACATGGCTAGCCCGCGAGAATGGCCATGCGGATAAACTCGCCGGCAGTGCAGCGGCATCCGATGCGTTCTTCCCCTTCGCCGACGGGCCGAACATTCTCATCGACGCCGGCGTAACGGCGATCATTCAACCCGGCGGGTCGAAGCGCGACGAGGAGGTCATCCGTGCCTGCGACGAGCGCGGCGTGGCGATGATCTTCACCGGCACGCGGCACTTCAAACATTAA
- the afsK_2 gene encoding Serine/threonine-protein kinase AfsK, with protein MQKRDYSICQSLPRSATCLLAAFAFVVMLALPRSSAAQMVSDEALGRLDLRSAWSIDLPLEGGEEVTRTVAIDDNLYVLTSINRVYAVHLHTGILRWASDVSSTGDQVRGPTHSDNYAVFTTPGAVRMLDRRTGLIPGEPRHLAGVVVEIKHDTAEVNLGEVHGLKGGEILNVYMANEYGDREGDPVARIQLGVVENRYSKGRITSLNPSIKPLAGYKVEADLEMPLEEVKLPFAASSPAVANASHLFVGASNQRFYCVDIHRDVTHWQLLTPNTVTAAPILDGKSLLIAGQDGLVTCCTQAEKAKNWTFTTEGPIFASMVLDGDRLFVASSDRSLYCLHRLTGKRLWRERFDSQLNTAPNVSDGRVYLQVPDAGLYVLDATNGTQLWKRPQGGRFLLQLERDVILLSDDGAGAMVRVDAAKGTRKQVAELSGVRQATSSLAAQAILIASADGRVQSLRSRFAPRVRPEDVAEVLYDADKARAIAKVDADRKAAAEKKTVDQPKRPTARELMFDDDLLSSRSTAKPVGGHGLVEVGEEADQEKAATAPEEDEGSDESDGVSDSESEDTDMAADDADADETEDEESSDDEDEEESEDEEEDSDDEDSGVTGG; from the coding sequence ATGCAGAAGCGCGACTACTCAATCTGCCAATCCCTACCACGCAGCGCGACCTGCCTGCTCGCGGCGTTTGCATTCGTCGTGATGCTTGCATTGCCCCGCTCGTCGGCGGCGCAGATGGTCAGCGACGAGGCCCTGGGCCGGCTCGACCTGCGCTCGGCGTGGAGCATCGACCTACCGCTCGAGGGCGGCGAGGAAGTAACGCGAACCGTCGCAATCGATGACAACCTGTACGTCCTCACGTCCATCAATCGTGTGTACGCGGTCCATCTGCACACGGGAATTCTGCGCTGGGCATCCGATGTCTCGTCGACGGGCGACCAGGTCCGCGGCCCCACCCACAGCGATAATTATGCCGTCTTCACGACACCCGGCGCGGTGCGCATGCTCGACCGCCGCACGGGCCTCATCCCCGGCGAGCCGCGCCATTTGGCCGGTGTCGTCGTCGAGATCAAGCACGACACGGCCGAAGTGAATCTCGGCGAAGTACACGGCCTCAAGGGTGGCGAGATTCTCAACGTGTACATGGCCAACGAGTACGGCGACCGCGAAGGCGATCCCGTCGCCCGTATTCAGCTTGGCGTCGTTGAGAATCGTTACAGCAAGGGGCGAATCACGTCCCTGAATCCCAGCATCAAGCCGCTCGCGGGATACAAAGTTGAGGCCGACCTGGAAATGCCGCTTGAAGAAGTGAAGCTGCCTTTCGCGGCGAGCAGTCCGGCTGTCGCCAACGCAAGCCACTTGTTCGTTGGTGCGTCCAATCAACGGTTCTATTGTGTCGATATTCATCGCGACGTGACACACTGGCAGTTGCTGACTCCGAACACGGTGACAGCCGCGCCGATCCTCGACGGGAAGAGTCTGCTGATCGCCGGACAAGACGGGCTGGTCACTTGCTGCACGCAGGCGGAAAAAGCGAAGAACTGGACCTTCACGACCGAGGGGCCAATCTTCGCCAGCATGGTGCTGGATGGAGACCGCCTCTTTGTGGCGTCCAGCGATCGCTCGCTCTACTGCCTACACCGGCTCACGGGTAAGCGCCTGTGGCGCGAGCGCTTCGATTCGCAGCTCAATACGGCCCCGAATGTCTCGGACGGTCGCGTTTACCTTCAGGTCCCGGATGCGGGGCTTTACGTCCTCGATGCAACGAACGGCACGCAACTCTGGAAGCGCCCCCAGGGCGGGCGATTCCTTTTGCAGCTTGAGCGCGATGTGATTCTGCTTTCGGACGACGGTGCCGGCGCGATGGTTCGTGTCGATGCCGCCAAGGGGACGCGTAAGCAAGTCGCCGAGTTGAGCGGCGTCCGACAGGCAACCTCCAGCCTTGCGGCACAAGCGATATTGATCGCGTCGGCCGACGGGCGCGTGCAGAGCCTTCGCTCGCGATTCGCCCCACGGGTTCGACCCGAGGATGTTGCCGAGGTGTTGTACGACGCCGACAAGGCGCGGGCCATTGCCAAAGTGGACGCCGATCGAAAAGCGGCTGCTGAAAAGAAGACCGTCGATCAGCCCAAGCGCCCCACGGCGCGCGAACTCATGTTCGACGACGACCTGCTCTCCAGCCGCAGCACGGCCAAACCGGTGGGCGGCCACGGTCTTGTGGAGGTTGGTGAAGAGGCCGATCAAGAGAAAGCAGCGACCGCCCCGGAGGAGGACGAGGGATCGGATGAATCGGACGGGGTGAGTGATTCGGAGTCCGAGGACACCGACATGGCGGCAGACGATGCCGACGCCGACGAAACAGAAGATGAAGAATCGTCCGATGACGAAGACGAAGAGGAATCCGAAGATGAGGAAGAGGATTCCGATGACGAGGATAGCGGCGTAACCGGCGGTTGA
- the mreB gene encoding Rod shape-determining protein MreB produces the protein MLFDGFRGLFSTDMGIDLGTCNTLVCVKGEGIVLNEPSVVAVRKGTNEVVQDGNAVGLVAKEMLGKTPGSITAVRPLKDGVIADFDITEAMLGYFIRKVHGNSWFRRPRVVIAVPSGITAVEKRAVYGSAERAGARRVYLVPEPMAAGIGAGLPIAEARASMIVDIGGGTTEVAIMSLGDISVSESIRVAGDDLDEAIISYMKRTYNMQIGPQSAETLKIEIGSAAPLENELSLDVRGRDMISGLPRKTVVTSQEIREALREPVSQILEAVTHTLERCEPELAADLVDTGVHLCGGGALLRGLDRIMADATGLQVHIVDDPLSCVARGTYIFLENLGDLKGALESDYDNV, from the coding sequence TTGTTATTCGACGGCTTTCGGGGATTGTTCAGCACCGACATGGGCATCGACCTGGGCACCTGCAACACGCTGGTGTGCGTGAAGGGTGAGGGCATCGTCCTCAACGAGCCGTCGGTGGTTGCGGTGCGCAAGGGCACCAACGAAGTCGTGCAGGATGGCAACGCCGTCGGCCTCGTCGCCAAGGAAATGCTCGGAAAGACGCCCGGCTCCATCACCGCCGTGCGCCCGCTGAAGGACGGTGTCATTGCGGACTTCGACATCACCGAAGCCATGCTCGGCTATTTCATCCGCAAGGTTCACGGCAACAGTTGGTTTCGCCGGCCACGCGTCGTCATCGCTGTCCCATCGGGGATCACGGCGGTGGAGAAGCGCGCGGTGTACGGCTCGGCCGAGCGCGCCGGCGCGCGGCGCGTGTACCTCGTGCCCGAGCCGATGGCGGCAGGAATCGGCGCAGGCCTGCCGATTGCCGAGGCACGAGCCAGCATGATCGTGGACATCGGCGGCGGCACGACGGAAGTCGCGATCATGTCGCTTGGCGATATCTCGGTGAGCGAGTCGATTCGCGTCGCGGGCGACGACCTCGACGAGGCGATCATTTCGTACATGAAACGCACCTACAACATGCAGATCGGCCCGCAGTCGGCCGAAACGCTGAAGATCGAGATCGGCTCGGCTGCGCCGCTGGAAAACGAGCTGTCGCTGGACGTGCGCGGGCGCGACATGATCAGCGGCCTGCCGCGTAAAACGGTTGTCACGAGCCAGGAAATTCGTGAAGCTCTTCGTGAACCGGTCAGCCAGATTCTCGAAGCCGTGACGCACACGCTGGAGCGCTGCGAGCCGGAGCTTGCGGCGGACCTGGTCGATACGGGCGTGCATCTGTGCGGCGGCGGGGCGCTGTTGCGCGGCCTGGATCGAATCATGGCCGATGCGACCGGGTTGCAGGTTCACATCGTTGACGATCCGCTTTCGTGCGTCGCACGCGGGACATACATCTTTCTTGAGAACCTCGGCGATCTCAAGGGCGCGCTCGAATCCGACTACGACAACGTGTGA
- the macB_8 gene encoding Macrolide export ATP-binding/permease protein MacB, producing MFALWIECLKMGLRELWRHKLRSFLTMIGMIMGVSVVIICVSVVQGVKESLIGDIRKAGRNMIFVINEETKKKNVQLETSGVAVSNLTRADVEAIQDECDAVTMACGTQGITTQVVSETDNAMVPVTGVNANYTSIRNWGIDEGRDLEPFDVATGRRVALIGQTAARNLFGERNALNQTVRVGRLSLKIVGVLASKGYNPLGMDEDETLIVPLPIVLRDLMGIREPAAILCSARSDEDVELAVQQITDLLRQRHKIPEEEMSDFRVTTLKEKEEQARQISDQMTLLMFFLALVSLAVGGVGIMNIMLVAVTERTREIGVRMAIGASTKAINRQFLVEASVISSAGGSVGIVIGLIGATLIATSIGVEPLMSPWIAVVAFVFSAGVGVGFGLLPARRAANLNPIEALRHD from the coding sequence ATGTTCGCGCTGTGGATCGAGTGCCTCAAGATGGGCCTGCGCGAGCTGTGGCGGCACAAGTTGCGCAGCTTTCTGACCATGATCGGCATGATCATGGGGGTCTCGGTGGTCATCATCTGCGTCAGCGTCGTGCAGGGCGTGAAGGAATCGCTCATCGGAGACATCCGCAAGGCCGGGCGGAACATGATCTTCGTCATCAACGAAGAGACAAAAAAGAAAAACGTGCAGCTTGAAACGTCCGGCGTGGCCGTAAGCAATCTGACGCGCGCCGACGTCGAGGCGATCCAGGACGAATGCGACGCCGTGACGATGGCCTGCGGCACACAAGGCATCACGACGCAGGTGGTCTCCGAGACCGACAACGCGATGGTCCCGGTGACCGGCGTGAATGCGAATTACACGTCGATCCGCAACTGGGGCATCGACGAAGGCCGTGACCTGGAGCCGTTCGATGTGGCCACCGGCCGGCGCGTGGCGCTGATCGGCCAGACGGCCGCTCGCAACCTGTTCGGCGAGCGGAACGCGCTGAATCAGACGGTGCGGGTCGGGCGACTGTCGCTGAAGATCGTCGGCGTTCTGGCGTCGAAGGGTTACAACCCGCTCGGCATGGACGAAGATGAAACACTGATTGTTCCGCTGCCGATCGTGCTGCGCGATCTCATGGGCATCCGTGAGCCGGCGGCGATTCTCTGCTCGGCGCGGTCGGACGAGGACGTGGAGCTGGCGGTGCAACAGATCACCGACCTGCTTCGTCAGCGCCACAAGATCCCCGAAGAAGAGATGAGCGATTTCCGCGTGACGACGCTAAAGGAAAAGGAAGAGCAGGCGCGACAGATCAGCGATCAGATGACGCTACTGATGTTTTTCCTTGCGCTAGTTAGCCTCGCCGTCGGCGGCGTGGGCATCATGAACATCATGCTCGTCGCGGTCACCGAGCGGACGCGGGAGATCGGCGTGCGCATGGCGATCGGCGCTTCGACGAAGGCGATCAATCGCCAGTTTCTGGTCGAGGCGAGCGTGATTTCCAGCGCGGGCGGCTCTGTGGGGATTGTGATCGGGCTGATCGGCGCGACGTTGATCGCGACGTCGATCGGCGTCGAACCGCTCATGTCGCCGTGGATCGCGGTGGTCGCCTTTGTATTCAGCGCCGGGGTTGGCGTGGGATTCGGCCTGCTGCCGGCGCGCCGCGCGGCGAATTTGAATCCGATCGAGGCACTGCGACACGACTAG
- a CDS encoding ABC transporter ATP-binding protein — MPSQTPLPNQPKSTVDDPSVNVVIQLRALEKIYDSGDNAVHALRGLNVDIPEGQYIAIMGASGSGKSTLLNVLGALDVPTKGTYRLAGQITSNLDRDELATLRNTYIGFIFQNFNLLTRSTALENVELPMVYAGVQAARRRESALAALRRVDLAERIHHLPSQLSGGQQQRVAIARSLVNNPRIMLADEPTGNLDSHTSGEIMRLLTELHEREKRTIILVTHDPGVAEFAERVIVLRDGLIIADQKTPRIGGPPVPDVRALSAQGVA; from the coding sequence ATGCCGTCGCAGACGCCCCTACCAAACCAGCCGAAATCGACGGTCGACGATCCCAGCGTCAACGTCGTCATCCAGCTTCGCGCGCTGGAAAAAATCTACGACTCGGGCGACAACGCCGTGCATGCCCTGCGCGGGCTGAACGTGGACATCCCCGAGGGGCAATACATCGCCATCATGGGCGCGAGCGGATCGGGCAAGTCCACCCTGCTGAACGTTCTTGGCGCGCTGGATGTTCCGACGAAGGGCACTTATCGACTGGCGGGCCAGATCACGAGCAATCTGGATCGGGATGAACTTGCCACCCTGCGCAACACGTACATCGGCTTCATCTTCCAGAACTTCAACCTGCTGACGCGCAGCACCGCGCTGGAGAACGTCGAACTGCCGATGGTCTACGCCGGGGTGCAAGCGGCACGGCGGCGTGAATCGGCGCTCGCAGCCCTGCGCCGGGTCGATCTCGCGGAGCGCATCCACCACCTGCCGTCGCAGCTCTCCGGCGGCCAGCAGCAGCGCGTCGCCATCGCCCGGTCGCTTGTGAACAACCCGCGCATCATGCTCGCCGACGAACCGACCGGCAACCTCGACTCGCACACGAGCGGCGAGATCATGCGGCTGCTGACGGAACTGCACGAGCGCGAGAAGCGCACGATCATCCTCGTGACCCACGACCCCGGCGTGGCCGAATTTGCGGAGCGCGTCATCGTGCTGCGCGACGGGTTGATCATCGCCGACCAGAAGACACCTCGCATCGGCGGGCCGCCGGTGCCTGATGTGCGCGCGCTCTCGGCGCAGGGGGTGGCGTGA
- the macA_3 gene encoding Macrolide export protein MacA: MKRKSGIGFIVVFLVVAAAGFFGYQAYKGSGPSYEIEHAIVESGPVQMTVETSGTVEPLSQVQVGCEVTGKIIDMPVDHDQPVKKDQVICRIDQELADADHQQSTADLARGRSGLTDAKLALDELKANLPIATRQALAAKEEAEANLVDADYQWERVDELYKNDNAPKAEWIATKARLLRSQAAVHSTTAAHELAKLNETVKVKRAEQAISQAEATLKQAEARFELTKTRVERCTITSPIDGIVLKRYLDPGTTVNAAFQTPILFLLAPALDEMRVSAKVGESDISHIQVGQKARFTIEGRQRQTFEGVIEERRNQPDIINNVVTYTVGFRVKNDEERTLIPGLTVNVVIEIVSKPDVPRIANAALRFKPPLPIEDRQKLIAAAKWPDQPERDSTGAAADYCTKSFAWQFEEKSRTWRVVPLWVGVTDNIITEILSGAKPGENFVRRFTEKSGGGFDFKEVLKQARPDNRTL, translated from the coding sequence ATGAAGCGAAAATCAGGGATCGGATTCATCGTGGTGTTTCTCGTGGTCGCCGCCGCGGGATTCTTTGGGTACCAGGCCTATAAAGGCTCCGGTCCGTCCTACGAAATTGAACACGCCATCGTCGAATCCGGCCCGGTGCAGATGACGGTCGAAACCAGCGGCACGGTCGAGCCCCTGTCTCAAGTTCAGGTCGGCTGCGAAGTCACCGGCAAAATCATCGACATGCCGGTCGATCATGACCAGCCGGTCAAGAAGGACCAGGTCATCTGCCGGATCGATCAGGAACTGGCCGACGCCGACCACCAGCAATCGACCGCCGATCTTGCGCGCGGCCGCAGCGGCCTGACCGATGCGAAGCTGGCGCTGGACGAATTGAAGGCCAATCTCCCGATTGCGACACGGCAGGCGCTGGCGGCGAAGGAAGAGGCCGAGGCGAATCTGGTTGACGCCGACTACCAATGGGAGCGCGTCGACGAACTCTACAAGAACGACAATGCTCCGAAGGCCGAATGGATCGCGACGAAGGCGCGGCTGTTGCGCTCACAGGCCGCCGTGCATTCCACGACGGCCGCGCACGAATTGGCCAAGCTGAACGAGACGGTCAAAGTGAAGCGCGCCGAGCAAGCCATCTCGCAGGCCGAAGCCACGCTGAAGCAGGCCGAGGCGCGATTTGAGTTGACCAAGACGCGCGTCGAGCGTTGCACGATCACCTCCCCCATCGACGGCATCGTGCTGAAGCGCTACCTCGACCCCGGCACGACGGTCAACGCCGCCTTCCAGACGCCGATTCTGTTTCTGCTCGCGCCCGCGCTCGACGAGATGCGCGTCAGCGCTAAGGTCGGCGAATCGGATATCAGTCACATTCAGGTCGGCCAGAAGGCCCGTTTCACGATCGAAGGCCGCCAGCGGCAGACGTTTGAAGGCGTCATCGAAGAGCGTCGCAACCAGCCTGACATCATCAACAACGTCGTGACGTACACGGTGGGTTTCCGCGTGAAGAACGACGAGGAGCGCACGCTGATTCCCGGGCTGACCGTGAACGTCGTGATTGAAATCGTGAGCAAGCCCGATGTTCCGCGAATCGCCAACGCCGCGCTGCGTTTCAAGCCGCCGCTGCCAATCGAGGATCGCCAGAAGCTGATCGCCGCGGCGAAATGGCCCGACCAGCCCGAACGCGACTCGACCGGTGCAGCGGCCGACTATTGCACCAAGTCCTTCGCGTGGCAGTTTGAAGAAAAGTCCCGCACCTGGCGCGTCGTGCCGTTGTGGGTCGGCGTGACCGACAACATCATCACAGAGATCCTAAGCGGTGCGAAGCCCGGCGAGAACTTCGTCCGCCGATTCACGGAAAAGTCCGGCGGCGGATTCGACTTCAAGGAAGTTCTCAAACAGGCCCGGCCGGACAATCGCACGCTTTGA